Below is a genomic region from Osmia bicornis bicornis chromosome 3, iOsmBic2.1, whole genome shotgun sequence.
GAGTGCAGTGTAAAGTTTCTGTTATTTCAGATCATTGACCGTGAGTTATCAGACACGTGAGTGAAACGAACTATGGATTCATCATTTCTATTTTTGTTACTACAATATATTATACTATACTTGAAATTAGTAAATTTTCCTGCAATTACAAATTCGGATAAAAACGAGTCTTATGAGAGGATTGATCCCAAATGTTTTAAAACatgttattgaaatttatatatttgtatttgtaatataaaaaattggcAAGGgtttaatgtaaaattttgaGTTACCATCCGTGttgcaaaagaaatattaaaggTAATTAAGAAAGTAAGTGAAGAGAAATAAGAGAATGGCACACGATATATCTTTTCACAGATCTGATGAAGGAGCTACTTTGATGTTACATTAAAAGAGCTCGAAAAAGAATGGAGATCTTAGGTATAAAATTTGCACCGTTGAATGTGCCGTTGAAACGAAGACTGGAAACGCTGTCAGCCGCGATATGGATCATTTTGTTGGCTGGTGGAGACTTACTGGGTTACTTGGCCACTGCCTATATCCTCTTCTATACAAAGACCTTACGTTATTTCATGCTGCTCTATTTTGTTTGGATGTACTATGACTGGGACACGTGTGAAAAAGGTGGTAGAAGGTAAGATATCATTTATTCTTAATTAACTAATCTTCAGTCAGTCTTTAAAAATTagagaaataattattcttagaaatattttacctgtattattatttcatacaatatttttatatcgtGCTTATGTTTCCTTCTGATCAGTAACAAGaatttattcttaattaaCAGGTAATCAGTGTTTAAAAATTAGAGAAATAATTAtccttagaaatattttacctgtattattatttcatacaatttttttatatcgtGCTTATGTTTCCTTCTGATCAGTAACAAGaatttattcttaattaaCTAATACAGGTAATCAGTGTTTAGAAATTAGAGAAATAATTAtccttagaaatattttacctgtattattatttcatacaatttttttatatcatgCTTATGTTTTCTACTGATCAGCATCAAGaatttattcttaattaaCTAATATACATAGGTAGTCAGTCTTTAAAAATTAGAGAAATAATTAtccttagaaatattttacctgtattattatttcatacaatttttttatatcatacTTATGTTTCCTACTGATCAGCaacaagaaaatgaaatatttatgattCCAGTATTACGTCTTATCACTGTAGATTTCACTGGAATGATAAGCCAAGTCTCTTATCAATCTAAAGATATACGAATTATATTGTGAATGATGATGACATATGAACAAGTGGTTAGATATTCGCTTGAAATTTCTTCAGAACTGATATCCGATTTACAAACAATTTctcagaaaataaaattatacatttcatTTGCAAAACAATTCTCTGACAATGTTTGATTATTGCAACTAACAAAAATCATCTTTATTTCAGGGAAGTATTGACCAGATGGTTGAGAAACTGCGCCTGGTTACGGTATTTCGCCGATTATTTTCCCGTGACATTGGTGAAAACCACGGATCTAGACccaaatagaaattatttgttctgttgttttccTCACGGAATATTGTCAACGGGAGTTTACGGTGCTTTCGGGACCGACGGTCGCGGTTGCCGAGAAATGTTTCCGGGTCTGGACATCCGGGTCGCGATTCTAGATCAACACTTCAAGATCCCTCTGTTTCGCGAGTACGTTTACCTGAACGGTACGTGCCATTCTCCGTAAACGAATACGTAATAATCCTTTGATAAATGAGTtcgtatttaattaaaatacaggCGGTATCGGCAGCAGTTCAGAGAGTTTAAGCTATCAGCTGTCGACGAAACCTGAACCACCGTTCACTGGAAAAGCGGTGGTCCTCATCATTGGCGGAGCATCGGAATCTTTAGAATGTACACCAGGAAGTTATCGTCTTCTCGTAAAAAGGAGGAAAGGATTCATAAAACTGGCACTGAAGCATGGGTTAGAATAATCGTTTACAATTTTTcagttaattataataatcataattactatttccaatatcatagaaaattaattggaGTTCTCATAATAAAATGacagatttaattaaatttttcatttcattaatttcaggTCAGCCTTGGTACCGATCTTCTCCTTCGGAGAAACGGATATATACGATCAAGTATACGGTGCCGAGGGTACACGTCTAAAAAAGGTGCAACATTTTATTCGTAAGGTGATTGGAATCGCGCCTGTCCTTCTGAAGGGTCGTGGATTTTTCCAATATTCCTTCGGCATTATCGCTCGTCGGAAACCGGTCACCGTCGTTGgtaaatattgtataatcGTTAAGGAGATTCTATACTTTGCATACATAtcaatgttaattaaaatttgcatgaAACATTTCGAAACGATAGTTCGTGCTCGTGGacattaaaaaagaaaggtaaTAGGTGTCGATGCATGCCATTGATCGTATAATTAGCTACTTTAAATAATCAGATCATTGAATATCAAGGTTTTTGATTAATTATAGAGAGTTAATTTTATACCTTTCAATCTTCTCTTTATTTCAGTCGGAATGTGACgatataatacaatttttatttattgttactgAAAAGTTTCCACTTGATACACCGATGATTTGACATTCTTTTTCTGGAAATAAAAGAACTTAAACTTCCTTTCTTCCAGTTGGTAGTCCAATGGAGGTGCCAAAGATACCCGAGCCAACGAAGGAGCAAATCGACGAGTACCATGAGAAATTCATCAAAAAACTGGTGGAGTTATTCGAAACCCACAAGCACAAATACGTGGAGAACGCAGACTCGATACACCTCGAGTTATTATCGTAATAATGAatcttgaaaaatgaaacacaaACTTCAGAAGATTCCATCACAACTTAGAATCACGTTCGAAAATTCCTGATAGAGTTCCAGTACTTGTGAACGACTATTTCTTTCCATTCGTTAGTTCGTAGATTTGTTTAGTAAATCTGCGTAAGAAAGAACCAATAGAATTAAGAATACGATAGCTACATTCTCTCCATTAATCCGAAGAAGGTGATGGCTTTAAGCGATATTTGCTCAAATAACTGATAGATAAGGAATTGTAAATGAAGGTAGTATAGAATTGTACATTAGAAAAAGCAAGGGAAGCTTGCTTGTTAAATATAACGGGTATATAGAACTTTTAACCCTCGAATGGCGATGGAAAGAGGTCAATTGTGACctctataaaaataaaaagggcAATATAAAAGGAGACCCTATCAGTcaagtataaaattatacttaaTATTCATTCTATGATTAATCCATGactataaaattcttttttaatttattcttcaaaattaaaatactaagaattattaaaattttaataattagcCATGATAAATTGGAAACATAAGGAATCTGTTGGACAGACAGGATTTATTGAATTAGGTAGAATTACAAGGTCAGGGTTTAAGATACAGTTGCTTTCATTTATTTGTACAAGACATTTTACAGTGAACGCAATGCTCTTAATTCTCACGTTTAGGTATTATCGCCGAACTCTCCATATTAAACGGTCGTCCAGCTAATTAATTCTTGTAGGCATCCAGGAGATGCTCTGTGCTCTGACCGACAGGTGTCCGGGAATTATCGCCGGACTCTCCTTGTCGGTCAAGCGTCCAGGAACAGTTCTCCCGTACTCTCCTTTCTTCCAGTAGGCGTCCAGGTATTGTCGCCGAACTCCTCTGCCGACCAAGAGCGGCCGATGGTCTTACCTCGTCCTCTCTCTCGGCTAACAGCAGACAAAACAGGCCGAGTCTGTCGCGTGCCCTTAATTTATATCCGTTCGTTGCTATCTGCGGTCACCGTAATCAACGACCGCGTTGTCAAGAACGAATTTGGCGTTTTCCCCATTCGTGTTTCGCGTCTCCGCCTCCCACGATAGCCTATACTTGACTTTTCTCGAAATTGTATGGACGCTTCCAGACCCGCGTCGTTTTCGCGAAGTTTCTTTTACCATTGTTACAAAATTTGTATATATTGAAAAACTGATATCTATGTAATAGTATGATATTTAAACTATAAGTCATTGAGGTTGGGTCATCAAATGTTCCTCCATTCGAGGGTTCAATTAATCGccaattaattttatactgtactttattataaaaatcaataCGCACACACTTACATATCCCTGTGATCGTGCACGTTGCACATCCGTTGTTTAATATAGAACACTATCTCCCGTGCGTAACTGAATGAATGGGGCTAATACTACCGCGAGGGTTAGAATACCCAAGCACCAACCAATCCTGCGTAATATCTGTATAGAAAGAACAAGATTCTTGTTTATTCATATGttctaattaatttgtacaatttttatgTTAAGTTTTAGATGAtgttattaatatacatacCCTGTCCTGCCATTCCCTGTTCTTAATGCAATCGCGGAATCGCATTCGTGTGAAATGTACAGTACTGTACATGGGTGTCCAAACATCCGGTATGTGTTTGTAAAGAAACATGTCCAGGTGTTTGCGGAAAAGGAACGATTTCGTTCTTACTAAATCTCTCATCTGGAAATATTTCAACAAGAATTATTAGATACTTCTTAAATTTGGAgagttttttaaatataaaaattatagtatttaaaaatgaacaaatacCTCAATGTAATTGTACATGGCAAGGTCACATATTGCATGGGCATCATCGCATCGTAATTCAGTGAATTTCGGAAGAACCTTGCTAAAGTCGGAATTGTAATGCTCCATTAATCCATCGAGCAAGAGAACATCTTCGAATCCCTAAtggaaaataagaaaaggaTCGTACATTGAAGGTGAtgtgaattaaaataattttcatcgaaTAAAACTTACTGTGTTCATTCCCTGAGCGTAAAAAGGCACCATAGCATGAGCAGCATCTCCGATAATGAGGGTGGTTTTTCCAACATGAT
It encodes:
- the LOC114872536 gene encoding 2-acylglycerol O-acyltransferase 2-A-like, which produces MEILGIKFAPLNVPLKRRLETLSAAIWIILLAGGDLLGYLATAYILFYTKTLRYFMLLYFVWMYYDWDTCEKGGRREVLTRWLRNCAWLRYFADYFPVTLVKTTDLDPNRNYLFCCFPHGILSTGVYGAFGTDGRGCREMFPGLDIRVAILDQHFKIPLFREYVYLNGGIGSSSESLSYQLSTKPEPPFTGKAVVLIIGGASESLECTPGSYRLLVKRRKGFIKLALKHGSALVPIFSFGETDIYDQVYGAEGTRLKKVQHFIRKVIGIAPVLLKGRGFFQYSFGIIARRKPVTVVVGSPMEVPKIPEPTKEQIDEYHEKFIKKLVELFETHKHKYVENADSIHLELLS